A section of the Mesobacillus jeotgali genome encodes:
- the metK gene encoding methionine adenosyltransferase, whose translation MSNKRRLFTSESVTEGHPDKICDQISDAILDAILAKDANARVAAETSVTTGLVLVAGEITTSTYVDIPKIVRETVKEIGYTRAKYGFDSETCAVLTSIDEQSADIAMGVDQALEAREGQMSDAEIEAIGAGDQGLMFGFACNETKELMPLPISLAHKLSRRLTEVRKEEILPYLRPDGKTQVTVEYDENDKPVRIDTIVISTQHHPEVSLEQIQRNLKEHVINPVVPAELIDENTKYFINPTGRFVIGGPQGDAGLTGRKIIVDTYGGYARHGGGAFSGKDPTKVDRSAAYAARYVAKNIVAAGLAEKVEVQLAYAIGVARPVSISIDTFGTGKVSEDVLIDVVESNFDLRPAGIINMLDLRKPIYKQTAAYGHFGRSDVDLPWERTDKAETLRTQAEGK comes from the coding sequence ATGTCAAACAAACGCCGTTTGTTCACTTCTGAATCAGTAACAGAAGGCCATCCGGATAAAATTTGCGACCAGATTTCTGACGCAATTTTGGATGCGATCCTTGCGAAGGATGCCAACGCACGTGTTGCTGCTGAAACATCAGTTACTACAGGCCTTGTACTAGTTGCAGGGGAAATTACTACATCTACATACGTAGATATTCCAAAAATCGTTCGTGAAACAGTAAAGGAAATTGGCTACACTCGTGCGAAGTATGGTTTCGACTCTGAAACTTGCGCAGTCTTGACTTCTATTGACGAGCAGTCAGCTGATATTGCAATGGGTGTTGACCAGGCTCTTGAAGCACGTGAAGGTCAAATGTCCGATGCGGAAATCGAAGCAATCGGAGCTGGAGACCAGGGCTTAATGTTTGGTTTTGCGTGCAATGAAACGAAAGAGCTTATGCCTCTTCCGATTTCGCTTGCTCACAAGCTTTCACGCCGCCTGACTGAAGTTCGCAAGGAAGAAATCCTTCCTTACCTTCGTCCAGACGGAAAAACTCAGGTAACAGTTGAATACGATGAAAATGACAAGCCAGTCCGCATCGATACAATCGTTATCTCAACACAGCACCATCCTGAAGTTTCGCTTGAGCAAATCCAGCGCAACCTTAAGGAACATGTCATCAACCCTGTCGTACCGGCAGAGCTGATCGATGAAAACACAAAATACTTCATTAACCCAACTGGCCGTTTCGTTATCGGCGGACCACAAGGTGATGCAGGACTTACTGGCCGCAAGATCATCGTTGATACTTACGGCGGATATGCTCGCCACGGCGGAGGCGCATTCTCTGGTAAGGATCCTACAAAAGTTGACCGTTCAGCTGCATACGCTGCACGTTACGTTGCGAAGAACATCGTAGCTGCAGGCCTTGCTGAAAAGGTTGAAGTTCAGCTTGCATACGCAATCGGCGTTGCCCGTCCGGTATCCATCTCTATCGATACATTCGGAACAGGTAAAGTGAGCGAAGACGTACTGATTGACGTTGTTGAAAGCAACTTCGACCTTCGTCCTGCAGGAATCATCAACATGCTTGATCTGCGCAAGCCAATTTACAAGCAGACAGCTGCTTATGGACATTTTGGACGTTCTGACGTGGATCTTCCATGGGAGCGTACTGACAAAGCTGAAACACTTCGCACTCAGGCAGAAGGAAAATAA